A stretch of Actinomycetota bacterium DNA encodes these proteins:
- a CDS encoding TetR/AcrR family transcriptional regulator, which yields MTRTGGEKRRHALIEEAIRAFGREGYSGASLDQIASAVGIRKQTLLYYFPTKDALLEACLQAAGERVAEEITTALEGKETYWDRAEAVIHAVFRLAEDWPEFPMFIREAGRLGAEGFEKFAGVIDPLRKRAVQFLQAGMDAGEIREQDPALLLFMLYTAVVGSLTEASVLNAVVGKDKSRASLRRREREVVAFVRSALQE from the coding sequence GTGACCCGGACCGGCGGCGAGAAGCGACGCCACGCGCTGATCGAGGAGGCCATCCGCGCGTTCGGCCGCGAGGGCTACTCGGGCGCGAGCCTCGACCAGATCGCGAGTGCGGTGGGGATCCGGAAACAGACGCTCCTCTATTACTTCCCGACCAAGGACGCACTACTCGAGGCGTGCCTCCAGGCGGCGGGCGAGCGCGTCGCCGAGGAGATCACGACCGCGCTCGAAGGCAAGGAGACGTATTGGGACCGAGCGGAGGCCGTGATCCATGCGGTTTTTCGCTTGGCAGAGGACTGGCCCGAGTTCCCGATGTTCATCAGGGAGGCGGGTCGACTCGGCGCAGAGGGCTTCGAGAAGTTCGCGGGCGTGATCGATCCGTTGCGGAAGCGAGCGGTTCAGTTTCTCCAGGCGGGGATGGATGCAGGAGAGATCCGCGAGCAGGATCCAGCTTTGCTGCTGTTCATGCTCTACACAGCGGTGGTGGGTTCGCTTACCGAAGCAAGTGTGCTCAACGCCGTGGTGGGAAAGGACAAGAGCCGAGCGTCACTCCGTCGCCGCGAGCGCGAGGTCGTCGCGTTCGTTCGAAGCGCGCTGCAGGAATAG
- a CDS encoding ATP-binding protein, translating into MSGGLAQAGAVELTLEVRPDAGELAAIRSALGSLAIPRRKLRDARLLVSELVANSIRHSGVPNGRIRIWARVVGDALHVEVVDGGRGAPHPIAGGIRPGPQASSGWGLFLVDVLAERWGHGNGAFWFELGLEST; encoded by the coding sequence ATGAGCGGGGGCCTCGCGCAGGCTGGCGCGGTCGAGCTGACGTTGGAGGTAAGGCCCGACGCCGGTGAGCTCGCCGCGATCCGCAGCGCGCTGGGGAGCCTTGCGATCCCCAGGCGGAAGCTGCGCGACGCCCGTCTCCTCGTGAGCGAGTTGGTGGCGAACAGCATCCGCCACTCCGGTGTCCCGAACGGGCGGATCCGCATCTGGGCCAGGGTCGTGGGCGACGCGCTCCATGTCGAAGTCGTTGACGGCGGGCGGGGCGCTCCTCACCCGATCGCCGGAGGCATTCGTCCCGGCCCGCAGGCCAGCTCCGGATGGGGCCTGTTCCTGGTCGACGTGCTCGCGGAGCGGTGGGGTCACGGCAACGGCGCGTTCTGGTTCGAGCTCGGACTCGAGTCAACCTAG